TTTACCAGACCTTTTTGCCTGATACAACCTTTCGTCTACTTTTTTAAGGAGAGCTGAGAGTTCCATACCTTGCTGATATTCTACCACCCCACCACTTATGGTAACTTTTCCTACTTCGGGAGTAGAATATAAATTGTGTCTTTTAATAAAATATTTTAGAGGCATAATAAAAATTTTTAATATTTTTTAAATTAATGATAACATAAAACCTAAAAGACTAAACTAACCAGGAGGTCTGTAAAATGGAAAACTTAGACTTAGATTTAGAAAAAGTTTTAAG
Above is a genomic segment from Thermodesulfobacterium commune DSM 2178 containing:
- a CDS encoding GGDEF domain-containing protein, giving the protein MPLKYFIKRHNLYSTPEVGKVTISGGVVEYQQGMELSALLKKVDERLYQAKRSGKNKIVL